In Desulfosudis oleivorans Hxd3, the DNA window CCCCGGTGGCCAGGGTAATCCGGTAGTTGTAGCGTTTCATCTCCGGCAGGGTGGCGGCGGCCATGGTGGCGGCAGTGGCGTTGGTGGAACCGCAGATGGCGGCAAAGGCGGCGCAGGCTCCGATGGTGGCAATGGCCAGCCCCCCGGGCAGGTGCCCGATATTTTTGTAGGCGGCGTCAAACAGCCGGGAACTGATGCCCGCGTGAAAGGCCACCTGCCCCATCAGCACAAACAGGGGAATCACGGTCAGATCATAGGAACCGAAAACGGCAAACAGATCCTTGACCACCAGATTCATGGAGGCGTCAAAAGAGACGATGACGCCGAATCCCACAAAACCGATCATGGCCATGAGAAAGCCGATGGGCATACGGGAAAAGATCAGGGTAAACAGGGCGAAAATGCCGATAACGCCGATCAGTGTGGGGGTCATTTCCCCCCCTTTGCCGGTGAAGACTGCACGCTCTCTGCCAGCAGCACGCAACAGAGCAGAATAAACCCCGCCGCTATGCCGATAAGAAACGGATAGGTCGGCAGCTTCAGGGTGGGCGAGACCTCACCGGCCCGCTTCAGGCTGGCCGCGTAGAGAAGACACTGCCAGGAGACGGCGGCAAAAAAAACCGTGGCCACCAGGTTGTTGAACAGGTGAATACCGCGCGCCACTTTTTCGGAAAACCGGGAAACCAGAAAATCAACGGCAATGTGGCCTTTCTGGGCCGATGTGTAGCCCAGGGAAAGCGAAATGGCCAGTGCCCCCAGCAGGCCCACCACGTCGTAGGTGCCGGGTATGGGGCACCGGAAAAACCGGAGCACCACGTCGATCACGGTGACCATCATCATGGCCACAATGGATGCCCCGGCCAGCCAGTTGGCCTTGTCGGCCAGCTGGCTGATCAGGGCTTTGACAAAATGTCCCATCGTATGTTGTTCCTTCAGCGTCCAGGCGCCGGACGCGAATCCTACTCGTTAAAACCGGCGATCAGGGCGCGAAGCTGGTCCACCGCGGCAGCACCGTCCACTCCCTTCTGGTTAACCTGAGTAATATAATCGTGAATCACCGGTTCCACCGCCTGAACCCATCGG includes these proteins:
- a CDS encoding TRAP transporter small permease, whose translation is MGHFVKALISQLADKANWLAGASIVAMMMVTVIDVVLRFFRCPIPGTYDVVGLLGALAISLSLGYTSAQKGHIAVDFLVSRFSEKVARGIHLFNNLVATVFFAAVSWQCLLYAASLKRAGEVSPTLKLPTYPFLIGIAAGFILLCCVLLAESVQSSPAKGGK